In the genome of Raphanus sativus cultivar WK10039 chromosome 4, ASM80110v3, whole genome shotgun sequence, one region contains:
- the LOC108861520 gene encoding cleavage stimulation factor subunit 50 has product MENSGSLEQALQEGNILRQLNALIVAHLRHHNLSQVASAVASATMTPLNVEASPNRLLELVAKGLAAENNGSLRGVSSSPTSYGSIVTPRTASIDFSVTHVKGSSKTLPKHESKQLSEHKSVVRCARFSSDGMFFATGGADTSIKLFEVPKVKQMLSGDTQARPLIRSFYDHAEPINDLDFHPRSTILVSSAKDNCIKFFDFSKTTAKRAFKVFQDTHNVRSVSFHPSGEFLLAGTDHAVPHLYDVNTYQCFLPSNFPDSGVNGAINQVRYSSTGSVYVTASKDGAIRLFDGVSSKCVRSISSAHGKAEVTSAVFTRDQRFVLSSGKDSTVKLWEIASGRMVKEYIGAKRLKLRSQAIFNDTEEFVVSIDEGNNEVVTWDARTAEKVAKWPSNHNGVPRWIEHSPVESVFVTCGTTDRSVRFWKESV; this is encoded by the exons ATGGAGAATAGTGGtagtttagagcaagctctgcaagaaggaaacatcttgaggCAGCTCAATGCCCTCATCGTCGCTCATCTCCGTCACCACAATCTCTCACAG gttGCAAGTGCTGTTGCTTCAGCAACCATGACACCATTGAATGTTGAGGCTTCTCCGAACCGTCTCCTCGAGCTTGTTGCAAAg GGTCTTGCGGCGGAGAACAACGGGTCACTGAGAGGTGTTTCTTCATCACCCACTTCTTATGGATCAATTGTTACTCCTCGGACAGCTTCTATTGACTTCAG TGTTACTCATGTAAAGGGCTCATCAAAAACTCTCCCAAAGCATGAATCAAAGCAGCTATCAGAGCACAAG AGCGTCGTTAGGTGTGCAAGATTTAGTTCTGATGGAATGTTTTTCGCAACCGGCGGTGCAGACACATCAATTAAGCTCTTTGAG gTGCCAAAAGTGAAACAGATGCTTTCAGGAGATACTCAAGCTCGACCATTAATACGTAGTTTTTATGATCATGCTGAA CCAATAAACGATCTTGATTTCCACCCTCGGAGCACAATCCTAGTATCCAGTGCTAAAGACAACTGTATAAA GTTCTTCGACTTCTCCAAAACGACAGCTAAAAGAGCATTTAAAGTTTTTCAG GATACACATAACGTGCGCTCTGTGTCTTTTCATCCTTCTGGAGAGTTTCTTCTTGCAG GAACTGATCATGCGGTTCCACATCTGTACGATGTAAACACTTATCAATGCTTCCTTCCTTCGAATTTCCCAGACAGTGGAGTAAATGGAGCCATTAATCAG GTGCGGTATTCTTCAACCGGATCCGTCTACGTTACAGCCTCAAAGGATGGAGCTATACGACTCTTTGATGGGGTCAGCTCAAAGTGTGTACGCTCCATTAGCAGTGCACATGGAAAAGCAGAGGTCACTAGCGCAGTATTCACCAGAGATCAAAG GTTTGTTCTCTCGTCCGGTAAGGATTCTACGGTTAAGTTGTGGGAAATAGCTTCTGGTCGAATGGTCAAggaatacattggagcaaaGAGGTTAAAACTGCGGTCGCAG GCAATCTTTAATGACACAGAAGAGTTTGTAGTCTCAATAGATGAAGGAAACAATGAGGTGGTTACGTGGGATGCAAGAACCGCAGAGAAAGTGGCAAAGTGGCCTTCAAACCATAACGGTGTACCACGGTGGATCGAGCACTCACCGGTTGAATCAGTTTTTGTTACTTGTGGAACAACAGATAGATCAGTTCGGTTCTGGAAGGAATCCGTTTAG